One window of the bacterium genome contains the following:
- a CDS encoding V-type ATP synthase subunit A has translation MEGRIVKVSGPLVVASGMSGTKMYDVVKVSEKRLIGEIIELKGDLASIQVYEETSGIGPGEPVYLTFEPLSVELGPGLIESIYDGIQRPLTLIRELTGNNITRGISLPGLDRKKLWYFKPSVKKGEKVSGGDVIGEVQETVLVTHRIMVPPGILGEIIEIKEGDFTVQDTVCKIKCKDRVRDITLMQRWPVRRPRPYTEKLPPEVPMYTGQRVIDTFFPVAKGGTACVPGPFGSGKTVIQHQISEWADADIILFVGCGERGNEMTDVLIEFPRLKDPKSGEPLMKRTVLIANTSNMPVAAREASVYTGVAIGEYFRDMGYSVALQADSTSRWAEAMREISSRLEEMPGEEGYPAYLGTRVAEFYERAGRVRCLGSDNREGMLTVIGSVSPPGGDLADPVVQATLRVVKVFWSLEDRLAEARHFPAINWLTSYSLYTDSTRQWVEDKVAREFPELIREAMRILEKEAELQDIVRLVGLESLSQDDRLLLEVARSIREDFLHQNAFHELDTYTSITKQYMMLKLILHFYGKSHEALKRGITTDKIHTLKVLERIAKAKYTQETKLKDIEEIEKEINSEIDGLR, from the coding sequence ATGGAAGGCAGGATTGTTAAGGTATCGGGGCCACTTGTGGTAGCGAGTGGGATGAGTGGTACCAAGATGTACGATGTAGTAAAGGTGTCGGAGAAGCGTCTAATTGGTGAGATAATTGAGTTAAAGGGTGACCTTGCATCAATCCAGGTATATGAGGAGACATCGGGTATTGGACCTGGTGAGCCAGTTTACTTGACTTTTGAGCCATTGTCTGTGGAGCTTGGGCCTGGGCTTATTGAGTCAATTTATGATGGGATACAGCGTCCACTCACCCTAATAAGAGAGCTTACAGGCAATAATATTACAAGAGGTATCAGCTTACCCGGACTTGACAGGAAGAAGTTGTGGTATTTTAAGCCAAGTGTTAAAAAAGGAGAAAAAGTATCAGGTGGAGATGTTATAGGTGAGGTTCAAGAGACAGTCCTTGTAACCCATCGTATAATGGTGCCACCCGGAATTTTGGGTGAAATAATCGAGATTAAAGAAGGTGATTTTACGGTTCAAGACACAGTTTGTAAGATTAAGTGTAAAGATAGAGTTAGGGACATAACTTTAATGCAACGCTGGCCTGTGCGTCGTCCACGACCTTACACTGAAAAGTTGCCACCCGAAGTCCCAATGTATACGGGACAGCGTGTAATAGATACTTTTTTTCCTGTCGCTAAAGGTGGCACTGCCTGTGTCCCAGGTCCATTTGGGTCTGGTAAAACTGTCATACAGCACCAGATTTCAGAGTGGGCAGATGCAGACATAATCTTATTTGTAGGCTGTGGTGAGCGTGGTAACGAGATGACCGATGTCTTAATTGAATTCCCAAGACTTAAGGACCCAAAATCAGGCGAGCCATTGATGAAGCGCACCGTGCTTATAGCTAACACTTCAAATATGCCAGTAGCTGCCCGTGAAGCCTCTGTTTATACAGGGGTAGCAATTGGTGAATACTTTAGGGATATGGGTTATTCTGTAGCTTTGCAGGCAGACTCAACTTCAAGGTGGGCAGAAGCTATGCGTGAAATATCTAGTAGGCTTGAAGAGATGCCTGGTGAAGAGGGCTATCCTGCATATCTTGGAACGAGGGTAGCCGAATTCTATGAGCGTGCTGGTAGAGTCAGATGTCTGGGTTCTGATAATCGTGAAGGTATGCTAACTGTGATTGGCTCAGTGTCACCACCAGGTGGCGACCTCGCCGACCCTGTAGTTCAAGCTACGCTAAGGGTAGTAAAGGTATTTTGGAGCCTTGAGGATAGGCTTGCAGAGGCACGCCATTTCCCGGCTATAAATTGGCTTACTTCGTATTCGTTATACACAGATTCAACAAGGCAATGGGTTGAAGACAAAGTGGCAAGAGAGTTTCCAGAGTTGATTAGGGAAGCAATGCGAATTCTTGAAAAAGAGGCAGAGTTACAGGATATTGTAAGACTGGTTGGGCTTGAGTCGTTGTCACAGGATGATAGGTTACTCCTTGAGGTAGCGAGGTCTATAAGGGAGGACTTCTTGCACCAAAATGCATTCCATGAACTTGATACATACACATCTATAACTAAGCAGTATATGATGCTTAAGTTGATACTCCATTTTTATGGTAAATCACATGAGGCGTTAAAGAGGGGTATAACTACAGACAAAATCCATACTCTCAAAGTCCTTGAACGGATAGCAAAAGCAAAATATACTCAAGAAACCAAACTAAAAGATATAGAAGAAATTGAAAAAGAGATAAATAGTGAAATTGATGGTTTAAGATAA
- a CDS encoding BsaWI family type II restriction enzyme — MSDPKQKVLKIIQQIEKGEINPKEGWNEIKKLKDEYVTILTTHYPHLRSAEQSWHSFIGNKFERIVGSIIKAYVREVKENDEALKGLAVLTKDEIKKKKNEVIFRKLAVKYEKYLLLPDADLVIVDFNTDNTWKSTVIAIISCKTSLRERIAQACYWKLKLLSSNVTKNIKIFLATVDHDEDFDIDFTKRGRIDGKSRDRIISEYELDGVYILREDFKEEWGSEKIKRYERIFQDFSDIFKKRT, encoded by the coding sequence ATGAGTGACCCAAAACAAAAAGTATTAAAAATAATTCAGCAGATAGAAAAAGGAGAAATAAATCCAAAAGAAGGCTGGAATGAAATTAAAAAACTTAAAGATGAGTATGTGACTATCTTAACTACGCATTATCCACATTTAAGAAGTGCTGAACAATCTTGGCATTCTTTTATTGGTAATAAATTTGAAAGAATTGTAGGCTCTATAATTAAGGCGTATGTTAGGGAGGTTAAGGAAAACGATGAAGCTTTGAAAGGTTTAGCAGTTTTAACAAAAGATGAAATTAAGAAAAAGAAAAACGAAGTTATTTTCAGAAAACTTGCTGTAAAATATGAAAAATATCTGTTGCTTCCCGACGCTGATTTGGTAATTGTAGATTTTAATACCGATAATACATGGAAATCAACAGTAATAGCTATTATTTCTTGTAAAACCAGTTTAAGAGAAAGGATTGCACAAGCATGTTATTGGAAACTCAAATTGCTTTCATCTAATGTTACAAAGAACATTAAAATATTTTTAGCTACTGTTGATCACGATGAAGATTTTGACATAGATTTTACAAAAAGAGGGAGAATTGATGGAAAGAGTAGAGATAGAATAATATCAGAATATGAACTTGATGGTGTTTATATATTGCGTGAGGACTTCAAAGAAGAATGGGGAAGCGAGAAAATAAAACGTTATGAACGTATCTTTCAAGACTTTTCAGATATATTCAAGAAAAGGACGTAG